In one window of Macrotis lagotis isolate mMagLag1 chromosome 5, bilby.v1.9.chrom.fasta, whole genome shotgun sequence DNA:
- the ADGRF4 gene encoding adhesion G protein-coupled receptor F4 isoform X3 — protein MLTLLDIVKNSCMKMISTATTACCLLLLFSVTACYHQRPTLHPKVVDKTEDLKDKSKLRDFQEQCQGICRNGSSCTQSCQNPFHGKIGFTCNNKRWQKSNETCTSLSIQTLFEFKDHFGVSVAESSLLSGSRLSSHTLPNILNEQFIESLEQGIWKYCPHDYACIINGVKSSEATSGNIAFIVELLKNISTFSTKVNWIKMQSFSKMANHVLNRSVVKNWAFIPERTTCSVLLESVNSFAKNLIITDEPENIVDEPFIQTKGFRISRSPYGKSFNFSMRMTDGKEDVQGKVFIPWNELQKLSAPSQAISIAFPTLGDILEEAHVQNESFPRQVNGLVLSVILPEKLKQVSFIFEKINKSHNVRAQCVGWHSRNRRWVKEACQTTEDVVDKASCRCNYTNLLMSFSILMSPKTLINETLDYITCIGLSISILSLILCLIIEITVWSQVTVTEISYMRHVCIVNIATSLLIANVWFIVASFFDGRERNYKWCVSVTFFSHYFYLSLFFWMLIKALLILYGILIVFRRMMKSTMMATAFSVGYGCPLVIAAITVAVTEPEKNYVRPQACWLKWDNSKALLAFAIPVLTIVAVNLIVVFIVAVNTRRPSIGSSKSQDMVTIMRISKNVAILTPLLGLTWGFGIATLIDSRSLVFHIIFSLLNAFQGFFILLFGTILDQKTREALKVRISSLKGTSRTEEEKLTIPGHMLYPQV, from the exons AGCAATGCCAAGGCATCTGTAGGAATGGCTCTAGCTGTACACAATCCTGTCAAAATCCCTTCCATGGAAAAATAGGATTCACATGTAATAATAAAAGATGGCAAAAATCCAATGAAACATGTACGAGTCTTAGCATCCAAACACTTTTTGAGTTTAAG gaTCACTTTGGAGTTTCAGTAGCTGAGTCTAGCTTACTTAGTGGCTCACGACTTTCTTCACATACGTTACCAAATATACTTAATGAACAATTCATTGAGTCATTAGAACAAGGCATCTGGAAGTATTGTCCTCATGATTATGCCTGTATAATCAATGGTGTGAAGTCTTCAGAAGCTACATCTGGAAACATTGCCTTCATAGTCGAATTGCTGAAAAACATATCCACATTCTCTACAAAAGTCAATTGGATTAAGATGCAG AGTTTCAGCAAAATGGCTAACCATGTTCTCAACAGATCAGTGGTCAAAAATTGGGCCTTCATTCCTGAGAGAACCacttgttcagttttgctagaatCAGTGAATTCATTTGCCAAGAATCTCATCATTACTGATGAGCCTGAGAATATTGTGGATGAACCCTTTATTCAGACCAAAGGCTTTAGAATCAGCCGCAGTCCCTATGGGAAGAGCTTCAATTTCTCTATGAGGATGACTGATGGTAAGGAGGATGTACAAGGGAAAGTGTTCATCCCCTGGAACGAACTACAAAAGCTCTCAGCTCCCTCCCAGGCCATTAGCATTGCCTTCCCAACCCTGGGAGACATTTTGGAAGAAGCACATGTGCAGAATGAGAGTTTTCCCAGACAGGTGAATGGGCTGGTTCTCTCAGTAATCTTGCCAGAAAAGTTGAAACAGGTCTCATTCATTTTTGAGAAGATCAATAAATCCCACAATGTCAGAGCTCAATGTGTAGGCTGGCACTCTCGGAATAGGAGGTGGGTTAAGGAGGCCTGTCAAACCACAGaggatgtagtggataaagcctcaTGCCGCTGCAACTATACCAATTTGCTGATGTCCTTCTCCATTCTAATGTCCCCTAAGACCTTAATCAATGAAACCCTGGATTACATTACCTGTATTGGCCTCAGCATATCTATCTTAAGTCTTATTCTGTGCCTGATCATTGAAATCACAGTGTGGTCTCAGGTGACAGTGACAGAGATCTCCTACATGCGCCATGTATGTATTGTGAACATAGCCACATCACTTCTGATAGCTAATGTATGGTTCATCGTTGCATCATTCTTTGATGGCAGGGAACGAAATTACAAATGGTGTGTATCAGTGACATTTTTTAGTCACTACTTCTACCTTTCCCTGTTCTTCTGGATGCTGATCAAAGCCCTCCTCATCCTATATGGAATACTGATAGTGTTCCGCCGGATGATGAAGTCTACTATGATGGCTACAGCCTTTTCAGTTGGCTATGGGTGCCCTCTGGTCATTGCTGCCATTACAGTTGCTGTCactgaaccagaaaaaaattatgtgCGACCCCAGGCCTGCTGGCTCAAATGGGACAACTCTAAAGCTCTTCTTGCCTTTGCCATCCCAGTACTGACTATTGTGGCAGTAAACCTAATTGTGGTTTTCATTGTGGCTGTCAACACTCGAAGGCCTTCTATTGGAAGCTCCAAGTCTCAGGATATGGTGACTATCATGAGGATCAGTAAGAATGTTGCTATCCTTACCCCACTGCTGGGACTGACCTGGGGTTTTGGAATAGCCACCTTAATAGATAGCCGCTCCTTAGTCTTCCACATCATCTTCTCCTTACTCAATGCTTTCCAG GGTTTCTTCATCTTGCTGTTTGGAACCATTCTGGATCAAAAG aCAAGAGAAGCCTTGAAGGTGAGGATATCTTCCCTGAAGGGGACATCAAGGACTGAAGAG GAAAAGCTTACCATCCCTGGCCATATGCTTTATCCTCAAGTATGA
- the ADGRF4 gene encoding adhesion G protein-coupled receptor F4 isoform X1 — MLTLLDIVKNSCMKMISTATTACCLLLLFSVTACYHQRPTLHPKVVDKTEDLKDKSKLRDFQEQCQGICRNGSSCTQSCQNPFHGKIGFTCNNKRWQKSNETCTSLSIQTLFEFKDHFGVSVAESSLLSGSRLSSHTLPNILNEQFIESLEQGIWKYCPHDYACIINGVKSSEATSGNIAFIVELLKNISTFSTKVNWIKMQSFSKMANHVLNRSVVKNWAFIPERTTCSVLLESVNSFAKNLIITDEPENIVDEPFIQTKGFRISRSPYGKSFNFSMRMTDGKEDVQGKVFIPWNELQKLSAPSQAISIAFPTLGDILEEAHVQNESFPRQVNGLVLSVILPEKLKQVSFIFEKINKSHNVRAQCVGWHSRNRRWVKEACQTTEDVVDKASCRCNYTNLLMSFSILMSPKTLINETLDYITCIGLSISILSLILCLIIEITVWSQVTVTEISYMRHVCIVNIATSLLIANVWFIVASFFDGRERNYKWCVSVTFFSHYFYLSLFFWMLIKALLILYGILIVFRRMMKSTMMATAFSVGYGCPLVIAAITVAVTEPEKNYVRPQACWLKWDNSKALLAFAIPVLTIVAVNLIVVFIVAVNTRRPSIGSSKSQDMVTIMRISKNVAILTPLLGLTWGFGIATLIDSRSLVFHIIFSLLNAFQVSDTNWGIFFHYSGPREFNPNKLCQLQLWAFDNIWASLLISFFFLLNSYLISTVVIILLWSQIY; from the exons AGCAATGCCAAGGCATCTGTAGGAATGGCTCTAGCTGTACACAATCCTGTCAAAATCCCTTCCATGGAAAAATAGGATTCACATGTAATAATAAAAGATGGCAAAAATCCAATGAAACATGTACGAGTCTTAGCATCCAAACACTTTTTGAGTTTAAG gaTCACTTTGGAGTTTCAGTAGCTGAGTCTAGCTTACTTAGTGGCTCACGACTTTCTTCACATACGTTACCAAATATACTTAATGAACAATTCATTGAGTCATTAGAACAAGGCATCTGGAAGTATTGTCCTCATGATTATGCCTGTATAATCAATGGTGTGAAGTCTTCAGAAGCTACATCTGGAAACATTGCCTTCATAGTCGAATTGCTGAAAAACATATCCACATTCTCTACAAAAGTCAATTGGATTAAGATGCAG AGTTTCAGCAAAATGGCTAACCATGTTCTCAACAGATCAGTGGTCAAAAATTGGGCCTTCATTCCTGAGAGAACCacttgttcagttttgctagaatCAGTGAATTCATTTGCCAAGAATCTCATCATTACTGATGAGCCTGAGAATATTGTGGATGAACCCTTTATTCAGACCAAAGGCTTTAGAATCAGCCGCAGTCCCTATGGGAAGAGCTTCAATTTCTCTATGAGGATGACTGATGGTAAGGAGGATGTACAAGGGAAAGTGTTCATCCCCTGGAACGAACTACAAAAGCTCTCAGCTCCCTCCCAGGCCATTAGCATTGCCTTCCCAACCCTGGGAGACATTTTGGAAGAAGCACATGTGCAGAATGAGAGTTTTCCCAGACAGGTGAATGGGCTGGTTCTCTCAGTAATCTTGCCAGAAAAGTTGAAACAGGTCTCATTCATTTTTGAGAAGATCAATAAATCCCACAATGTCAGAGCTCAATGTGTAGGCTGGCACTCTCGGAATAGGAGGTGGGTTAAGGAGGCCTGTCAAACCACAGaggatgtagtggataaagcctcaTGCCGCTGCAACTATACCAATTTGCTGATGTCCTTCTCCATTCTAATGTCCCCTAAGACCTTAATCAATGAAACCCTGGATTACATTACCTGTATTGGCCTCAGCATATCTATCTTAAGTCTTATTCTGTGCCTGATCATTGAAATCACAGTGTGGTCTCAGGTGACAGTGACAGAGATCTCCTACATGCGCCATGTATGTATTGTGAACATAGCCACATCACTTCTGATAGCTAATGTATGGTTCATCGTTGCATCATTCTTTGATGGCAGGGAACGAAATTACAAATGGTGTGTATCAGTGACATTTTTTAGTCACTACTTCTACCTTTCCCTGTTCTTCTGGATGCTGATCAAAGCCCTCCTCATCCTATATGGAATACTGATAGTGTTCCGCCGGATGATGAAGTCTACTATGATGGCTACAGCCTTTTCAGTTGGCTATGGGTGCCCTCTGGTCATTGCTGCCATTACAGTTGCTGTCactgaaccagaaaaaaattatgtgCGACCCCAGGCCTGCTGGCTCAAATGGGACAACTCTAAAGCTCTTCTTGCCTTTGCCATCCCAGTACTGACTATTGTGGCAGTAAACCTAATTGTGGTTTTCATTGTGGCTGTCAACACTCGAAGGCCTTCTATTGGAAGCTCCAAGTCTCAGGATATGGTGACTATCATGAGGATCAGTAAGAATGTTGCTATCCTTACCCCACTGCTGGGACTGACCTGGGGTTTTGGAATAGCCACCTTAATAGATAGCCGCTCCTTAGTCTTCCACATCATCTTCTCCTTACTCAATGCTTTCCAGGTAAGTGACACAAACTGGGGaatatttttccactattctGGACCAAGGGAATTTAACCCAAATAAACTTTGTCAGCTACAATTATGGGCATTTGACAACATTTGGGCATCCTTGctaatctctttctttttcctgcttAACTCTTATCTAATTTCTACTGTAGTCATTATTCTTCTCTGGTCTCAGATTTACTGA
- the ADGRF4 gene encoding adhesion G protein-coupled receptor F4 isoform X2, translating to MLTLLDIVKNSCMKMISTATTACCLLLLFSVTACYHQRPTLHPKVVDKTEDLKDKSKLRDFQEQCQGICRNGSSCTQSCQNPFHGKIGFTCNNKRWQKSNETCTSLSIQTLFEFKDHFGVSVAESSLLSGSRLSSHTLPNILNEQFIESLEQGIWKYCPHDYACIINGVKSSEATSGNIAFIVELLKNISTFSTKVNWIKMQSFSKMANHVLNRSVVKNWAFIPERTTCSVLLESVNSFAKNLIITDEPENIVDEPFIQTKGFRISRSPYGKSFNFSMRMTDGKEDVQGKVFIPWNELQKLSAPSQAISIAFPTLGDILEEAHVQNESFPRQVNGLVLSVILPEKLKQVSFIFEKINKSHNVRAQCVGWHSRNRRWVKEACQTTEDVVDKASCRCNYTNLLMSFSILMSPKTLINETLDYITCIGLSISILSLILCLIIEITVWSQVTVTEISYMRHVCIVNIATSLLIANVWFIVASFFDGRERNYKWCVSVTFFSHYFYLSLFFWMLIKALLILYGILIVFRRMMKSTMMATAFSVGYGCPLVIAAITVAVTEPEKNYVRPQACWLKWDNSKALLAFAIPVLTIVAVNLIVVFIVAVNTRRPSIGSSKSQDMVTIMRISKNVAILTPLLGLTWGFGIATLIDSRSLVFHIIFSLLNAFQGFFILLFGTILDQKTREALKVRISSLKGTSRTEEYEGKITGTGIRRSGASWTYQ from the exons AGCAATGCCAAGGCATCTGTAGGAATGGCTCTAGCTGTACACAATCCTGTCAAAATCCCTTCCATGGAAAAATAGGATTCACATGTAATAATAAAAGATGGCAAAAATCCAATGAAACATGTACGAGTCTTAGCATCCAAACACTTTTTGAGTTTAAG gaTCACTTTGGAGTTTCAGTAGCTGAGTCTAGCTTACTTAGTGGCTCACGACTTTCTTCACATACGTTACCAAATATACTTAATGAACAATTCATTGAGTCATTAGAACAAGGCATCTGGAAGTATTGTCCTCATGATTATGCCTGTATAATCAATGGTGTGAAGTCTTCAGAAGCTACATCTGGAAACATTGCCTTCATAGTCGAATTGCTGAAAAACATATCCACATTCTCTACAAAAGTCAATTGGATTAAGATGCAG AGTTTCAGCAAAATGGCTAACCATGTTCTCAACAGATCAGTGGTCAAAAATTGGGCCTTCATTCCTGAGAGAACCacttgttcagttttgctagaatCAGTGAATTCATTTGCCAAGAATCTCATCATTACTGATGAGCCTGAGAATATTGTGGATGAACCCTTTATTCAGACCAAAGGCTTTAGAATCAGCCGCAGTCCCTATGGGAAGAGCTTCAATTTCTCTATGAGGATGACTGATGGTAAGGAGGATGTACAAGGGAAAGTGTTCATCCCCTGGAACGAACTACAAAAGCTCTCAGCTCCCTCCCAGGCCATTAGCATTGCCTTCCCAACCCTGGGAGACATTTTGGAAGAAGCACATGTGCAGAATGAGAGTTTTCCCAGACAGGTGAATGGGCTGGTTCTCTCAGTAATCTTGCCAGAAAAGTTGAAACAGGTCTCATTCATTTTTGAGAAGATCAATAAATCCCACAATGTCAGAGCTCAATGTGTAGGCTGGCACTCTCGGAATAGGAGGTGGGTTAAGGAGGCCTGTCAAACCACAGaggatgtagtggataaagcctcaTGCCGCTGCAACTATACCAATTTGCTGATGTCCTTCTCCATTCTAATGTCCCCTAAGACCTTAATCAATGAAACCCTGGATTACATTACCTGTATTGGCCTCAGCATATCTATCTTAAGTCTTATTCTGTGCCTGATCATTGAAATCACAGTGTGGTCTCAGGTGACAGTGACAGAGATCTCCTACATGCGCCATGTATGTATTGTGAACATAGCCACATCACTTCTGATAGCTAATGTATGGTTCATCGTTGCATCATTCTTTGATGGCAGGGAACGAAATTACAAATGGTGTGTATCAGTGACATTTTTTAGTCACTACTTCTACCTTTCCCTGTTCTTCTGGATGCTGATCAAAGCCCTCCTCATCCTATATGGAATACTGATAGTGTTCCGCCGGATGATGAAGTCTACTATGATGGCTACAGCCTTTTCAGTTGGCTATGGGTGCCCTCTGGTCATTGCTGCCATTACAGTTGCTGTCactgaaccagaaaaaaattatgtgCGACCCCAGGCCTGCTGGCTCAAATGGGACAACTCTAAAGCTCTTCTTGCCTTTGCCATCCCAGTACTGACTATTGTGGCAGTAAACCTAATTGTGGTTTTCATTGTGGCTGTCAACACTCGAAGGCCTTCTATTGGAAGCTCCAAGTCTCAGGATATGGTGACTATCATGAGGATCAGTAAGAATGTTGCTATCCTTACCCCACTGCTGGGACTGACCTGGGGTTTTGGAATAGCCACCTTAATAGATAGCCGCTCCTTAGTCTTCCACATCATCTTCTCCTTACTCAATGCTTTCCAG GGTTTCTTCATCTTGCTGTTTGGAACCATTCTGGATCAAAAG aCAAGAGAAGCCTTGAAGGTGAGGATATCTTCCCTGAAGGGGACATCAAGGACTGAAGAG TATGAAGGAAAGATCACTGGAACAGGAATTAGGAGATCTGGAGCTTCTTGGACCTACCAATAA
- the ADGRF4 gene encoding adhesion G protein-coupled receptor F4 isoform X4, giving the protein MLTLLDIVKNSCMKMISTATTACCLLLLFSVTACYHQRPTLHPKVVDKTEDLKDKSKLRDFQEQCQGICRNGSSCTQSCQNPFHGKIGFTCNNKRWQKSNETCTSLSIQTLFEFKDHFGVSVAESSLLSGSRLSSHTLPNILNEQFIESLEQGIWKYCPHDYACIINGVKSSEATSGNIAFIVELLKNISTFSTKVNWIKMQSFSKMANHVLNRSVVKNWAFIPERTTCSVLLESVNSFAKNLIITDEPENIVDEPFIQTKGFRISRSPYGKSFNFSMRMTDGKEDVQGKVFIPWNELQKLSAPSQAISIAFPTLGDILEEAHVQNESFPRQVNGLVLSVILPEKLKQVSFIFEKINKSHNVRAQCVGWHSRNRRWVKEACQTTEDVVDKASCRCNYTNLLMSFSILMSPKTLINETLDYITCIGLSISILSLILCLIIEITVWSQVTVTEISYMRHVCIVNIATSLLIANVWFIVASFFDGRERNYKWCVSVTFFSHYFYLSLFFWMLIKALLILYGILIVFRRMMKSTMMATAFSVGYGCPLVIAAITVAVTEPEKNYVRPQACWLKWDNSKALLAFAIPVLTIVAVNLIVVFIVAVNTRRPSIGSSKSQDMVTIMRISKNVAILTPLLGLTWGFGIATLIDSRSLVFHIIFSLLNAFQGFFILLFGTILDQKTREALKVRISSLKGTSRTEEVCFQGRRVWKEG; this is encoded by the exons AGCAATGCCAAGGCATCTGTAGGAATGGCTCTAGCTGTACACAATCCTGTCAAAATCCCTTCCATGGAAAAATAGGATTCACATGTAATAATAAAAGATGGCAAAAATCCAATGAAACATGTACGAGTCTTAGCATCCAAACACTTTTTGAGTTTAAG gaTCACTTTGGAGTTTCAGTAGCTGAGTCTAGCTTACTTAGTGGCTCACGACTTTCTTCACATACGTTACCAAATATACTTAATGAACAATTCATTGAGTCATTAGAACAAGGCATCTGGAAGTATTGTCCTCATGATTATGCCTGTATAATCAATGGTGTGAAGTCTTCAGAAGCTACATCTGGAAACATTGCCTTCATAGTCGAATTGCTGAAAAACATATCCACATTCTCTACAAAAGTCAATTGGATTAAGATGCAG AGTTTCAGCAAAATGGCTAACCATGTTCTCAACAGATCAGTGGTCAAAAATTGGGCCTTCATTCCTGAGAGAACCacttgttcagttttgctagaatCAGTGAATTCATTTGCCAAGAATCTCATCATTACTGATGAGCCTGAGAATATTGTGGATGAACCCTTTATTCAGACCAAAGGCTTTAGAATCAGCCGCAGTCCCTATGGGAAGAGCTTCAATTTCTCTATGAGGATGACTGATGGTAAGGAGGATGTACAAGGGAAAGTGTTCATCCCCTGGAACGAACTACAAAAGCTCTCAGCTCCCTCCCAGGCCATTAGCATTGCCTTCCCAACCCTGGGAGACATTTTGGAAGAAGCACATGTGCAGAATGAGAGTTTTCCCAGACAGGTGAATGGGCTGGTTCTCTCAGTAATCTTGCCAGAAAAGTTGAAACAGGTCTCATTCATTTTTGAGAAGATCAATAAATCCCACAATGTCAGAGCTCAATGTGTAGGCTGGCACTCTCGGAATAGGAGGTGGGTTAAGGAGGCCTGTCAAACCACAGaggatgtagtggataaagcctcaTGCCGCTGCAACTATACCAATTTGCTGATGTCCTTCTCCATTCTAATGTCCCCTAAGACCTTAATCAATGAAACCCTGGATTACATTACCTGTATTGGCCTCAGCATATCTATCTTAAGTCTTATTCTGTGCCTGATCATTGAAATCACAGTGTGGTCTCAGGTGACAGTGACAGAGATCTCCTACATGCGCCATGTATGTATTGTGAACATAGCCACATCACTTCTGATAGCTAATGTATGGTTCATCGTTGCATCATTCTTTGATGGCAGGGAACGAAATTACAAATGGTGTGTATCAGTGACATTTTTTAGTCACTACTTCTACCTTTCCCTGTTCTTCTGGATGCTGATCAAAGCCCTCCTCATCCTATATGGAATACTGATAGTGTTCCGCCGGATGATGAAGTCTACTATGATGGCTACAGCCTTTTCAGTTGGCTATGGGTGCCCTCTGGTCATTGCTGCCATTACAGTTGCTGTCactgaaccagaaaaaaattatgtgCGACCCCAGGCCTGCTGGCTCAAATGGGACAACTCTAAAGCTCTTCTTGCCTTTGCCATCCCAGTACTGACTATTGTGGCAGTAAACCTAATTGTGGTTTTCATTGTGGCTGTCAACACTCGAAGGCCTTCTATTGGAAGCTCCAAGTCTCAGGATATGGTGACTATCATGAGGATCAGTAAGAATGTTGCTATCCTTACCCCACTGCTGGGACTGACCTGGGGTTTTGGAATAGCCACCTTAATAGATAGCCGCTCCTTAGTCTTCCACATCATCTTCTCCTTACTCAATGCTTTCCAG GGTTTCTTCATCTTGCTGTTTGGAACCATTCTGGATCAAAAG aCAAGAGAAGCCTTGAAGGTGAGGATATCTTCCCTGAAGGGGACATCAAGGACTGAAGAG GTATGCTTCCAGGGAAGACGTGTTTGGAAGGAAGGTTGA